The genome window AAAATCGCACTTTTGACCCAACAACGACTCGTTTTTTATCACAGGCTGACTTTATAATTAAAAAAGATTTATTTATTTCACCAACTGTTGCTTCAAAAATTACACTCGCTTCAAAAAATAGCGACACTTGTCTTGCAATTTTAGTCGATGTTTCTGATGTTGAAAGGATTGAAAATCCAAAAGCTTTTGATCACATTAACCTTGAAAATGTTTTTATTTTTGACCACCACGGAATTAGCTCAAAAATGCAAGGACTTTTAGAACTAATTCATGACTATATCGATGTTTCTTCTTCATCAACTTGCGAAATTATTACCCATTTAATTTTACTAACCTTCCATTCAGATTTGACAATGGAGCAAGAATGAGCGCAAATTTTACTAAATGGACTTTATGTCGATTCAGCACAGTTGAAAAAAACTGCCAGTTCTTCCACTTTTGCAGCCGTTTCTGCCCTTGTTCGTTGAGGAGCAAAAACGGCAAAAACAGCCGAATTTCTTAAATTAAATGAAAATGAATCGAAAATAATTAAGGAAATTTTAGAAAACACAATTGAAATTAAGCCAGGTTTTTTCCTTTCAAGTTTAGACCGCGAAATTGACACTGATTTAGTTTCAATTGCTTGTGAACAAATTTTACTAGTTAAAAATCGGCAGGCCGCCTTTGTTGTTGCCAAATTACCTCAACAAAAAAATTATAAAATGTCGGCACGAAGTCTTGAAAATGTTAACGTTCAATATATCGCCGAGCAAGTTGGTGGCGGAGGTAATTTCACATCGGCTGCCGCTTATTCAACAGTTGAGACTTTTTCCGAATTTGTTGAAAACATTAAATTAGCAATTATAAGGAGAGAATATGAAAGTAATTCTAATTAAAGATACAAAAGATGGCAAAGCAAACACAATTGTGGATGTTTCTCCAGGTTATGCCACAAATTTTTTATTTAAAAACAATTTGGCAGAGCCTTTTAATTCGAGAACAGAAAAACTTTTAATTGAAAGAAAGAAAAAAATTGCAGCTGAAGAACAAAATAAAAAAGAATTGGCAGTTAAGCTAAAATCAGAAATCGAAAATATTGTGCTTTGATTTAAATTAAAAGGAACAAAAGACTTTGCTCACGGAGCGGTTTCTGCTAAAAAAATTAAAAAAGAACTAGAAAATAAAGGTATTTTTCTCGATAAGCAAACAATTCAAACTAGTGGAATCACCACTTTTGGCACTAGTTTTGTAAATATAAAATTAAGTTCTGAAATAAGTGCAAAATTAAAAATAAACGTTACTAAAGATGAATAATTCACGATATACTTCGCCCGAAATTGAATCTTTTATAATTTCTTTTTTGCTTTCAAATCCAGATAAAATTATTAATTTTATCGATGCCGTTGATCCTAACGACTTTAGTGTCAAAAATTTAGCTGAAATTGCAAAAGCAATAAAAAAAGTCGCAAGCGAAACAAACGAACCAGAAGTCAATTTAGTTCTCCAAGAACTCGAGAGGGTGGGAAAATTAAACGAAATTGGCGGCAGATCTTATATTGCTTCTTTGTATAATAGTGATTTTTCTTTACCATCGGAAATCACCAATCACTTACGAATTATTAGTGAAAAAAAAATTCTAAGGGAATTAAGGAAAATTGTCGATAATTCAACTAAAGAATTAGACACTGGTTTGAAAGTTTCTTACGAAATAAGTGCAGATATTCTGCAAAAAATTAATCTTTTGAACTTTAGTAACATAAACGAGTCTTTTGTTTCAATTTACGAGGTTGCAGTCAAAATTTTTGACTATTTAGGCGAATTACGCACAAGTAAAAATTTAATTAAAGGAATTTCGACTGGTTATGATAATTTAGATGCAGTGACTTCTGGTTTTCAAAAAGGTGATCTGACTATTCTTGCAGCTCGTCCTTCTGTCGGAAAAACGGCTTTTGCTTTAAATCTTGCTTGAAATGTCTGTGAAAATGGTAATTCTGTTTTATTTTTTGCTCTCGAAATGTCAAGTTCTGATTTAGTCACCAGACTTCTTTCGCTAATTTCTGGAATTGAATCAAGTAAATTTCGAACACCAAGAAACTTACATCCTGAAGATCTTAAAACAATTCAAAACATAATTGAAACTCGAATTAAAAATTGCAAACTCACAATTAACGACTCAGGTTCGATAAATATTGACGATATTTATTGGCAAGTTCAAAAACGTTACCGTAATAAACAACGGTATGACTTAATTATTTTTGACTATTTGCAATTAATTAACTCTGCGTCTAAAAACCAAAATTACAATCGTCAAGTCGAAGTTTCAATTATTTCACGAAAATTAAAACAGTTGGCACGTGAAGTCGAAACGCCGATTATTGCACTTTCACAACTTTCAAGGAATGTTGAAAGAAGGGAAGATAAAACTCCAGTGCTTTCTGATTTACGTGAATCTGGGGCGATTGAACAAGATGCGGATATTGTAACTTTTTTGCATCGCGAGGATTACTACCACAAAAAAAACAATCAACAAGCAGACGAATCAGTTCCAAATACAAAATTAATCATTGCCAAGCACCGAAACGGTCCGATTGGAACCTTATTTTTTGATTTTTTCCCTGAATTTGGAAGATTTACTCCAGCTTTTTTAAATTCTTCATATAATAAAAAGGATGATGTTAATTTAGGGTTTGACGAATAATGGCTTCGTATTTTGTTACTTTATCAATTGTTTTAATATTTTTATTTTTTATTTCGGCAATTTTTTCGGCAAGTGAGACAGTTTTTACAGCCACAAGTCGAGTAAAAGTTGACGAAAATATTTCTGATTCATTTTGAGGCAAGAAGCAAATTTTAAAATATTATGATAATTACGAAAAAACACTGACAATTATTTTAATTTGAAATAACATCGTAAATATCGGTATTTCTATCATAATTTCCACTTTTTTTTCCAGTTTGCCTATTAATGAATCGTTGCAAATTTTGATTTCGATTGCAACGACAACGCCGCCATTAATTATTTTCGGCGAAATTTACCCTAAAATTTTTGGGCGAAAAAAGCCTATTTTATTCCTAAAAATTTTCTGATTTTTCATCGCTTTCTTCTATTATTTTCTATATCCGCTTGCAAGTTTAATGACAAAATTTGTCAAAAAAATTAACGTAACTAACACCGAAAATGAACTTAAAAAAATAATTTTACAAGCTCACCGTGAAGATGTTTTAGAAAAAGATGAATCAGATTTGGCAATTCGAGCGCTCGAATTTGACTCTTTTAAAACATCAAAACACTTTACAAAACTAAAAGATGTCGTCTATGTCGACTATGAAGATAGTCTTGAATCAATAAAAAACGTAATAATTGATCATAATTTTTCACGAATTCCCGTCTGAAAAGATAATAATTTTATCGGAATTCTACTCTCAAAAGACATTTTACACCTTGACAAATTCGATATTAACGACTATATTGTCGAAACTCCTTTGCTTTTAGCGAACAATTTGATTAAAACTAATTACGAAATTTTAAAAAAATCAAAATCCCACCTTGGTTTTGTTGTTGATTCGATGAGCGACAAAAAAGTTGTTGGAATTTTGACATTTGAAGATATTCTTGAGTGTCTTTTCGGTCCAATTTATGACGAACATGACTACCGTGACGATTTAGACTTTTACCAAATAAATCCAAACCAAATTACGACAAAAGGAGAAACTAATATTCCTACAATAAACAAGGCGCTAAAAGTTGATTTGCCTGTGAGTTTTAAAGATTTAAATCAATGGCTTTTGTCACAAACCCCCAAAAAGAAACTGATTTTAGGTACTAAAATTTATTTTAATTCCCCATCATACAACCTAGAATTTGAAATAATTGGCAAAAATTCAAACGTTATTGAAGTAAAAATAACTAAAAATGAAAACGAAGTATAGAAAACTAGATGTAGAATTTGAGGGGAAAACTTATTCAGTTTTTGTTGACTACAAATCTAAATTTTCCCGAATTGTAATTAAAATGGTCGATGATTTCATTCTTGTTCGATCAAATTCGGCAATAAAAGATGAAGCATTAATTTCCATAGTTAAAAATTCTAGTTTTTTTCAAAAAGTAATTAAAATTTTGCCCAAACGGTGTATGGTTAACTTTTCTGAGTCAAGTTTCTATCTTTTTGGTAAAAAGTATCACTATAGTTTGATAAAATCACAAAATAAACTTTTTTTACAGGCAGAAAATTTAATTTTCCCTTTAACTCGTGCAAAAAATTTGGAAAATAAAATTGAAAAAGTTTTAATCAATTTTTTCGCAAATTATTTGCAAAAAAGAACACAATATTGATCTAAAATTTTAGAAACCCCTGAATACGAAATTAAATTATCCCGTAAAAACACAGCTTGAGGAACAAATTACAACCGTAAAAAAATTCATTATAGTTATTTTTTGTTCCCTTTTTCAAAAGAAATTATTGATTATGTTATTGTTCACGAACTTTCTCATCACTTTTTTAGCAAACACAACAAACTTTTTTGGGAAAAAGTTGGTAAAATTATTCCAAATTACAGGGAATTGATAAAGAAACTAGATAATTATGAAATTCAATAATGACACACTAAATATTTATATTTGCGGTCCAACAGTTTATGACGATATTCATGTCGGAAATTTAAGAGCAGTTATCATTTTTGATGCTATTTTTGAATATTCAAGAAAAAATGGTACTAAATTATATTTTTTACACAATATTACAGATATTGACGACAAAATTATCGACAAATCGTTAGAATTAGGTATTTCCGAAAGTGAATTAGCAGAAAAATACACTGAAGAATATTTTAAAATCCTTAAAATATTCAACATTAGACAATCGATGAAATTTGTCAGTGTAACAAAAAAACTTGAACAAATTATCAAATATATTTCACTTCTTCAAAAAAAAGGATTTACATATTACAACGAAAATAACGATCTTGTTTTCGATACAGCAAAAATTGACAACTATGGAGTAATTTCTGGGCAAAAAAAGGATGAGTTAGTACAAAAAAACAACAAAGAAATAAAGTCAAATAATGACTTTGTTTTGTGAAAAAACACAAAAAAAGGCATATTTTTTGCATCCCCTTTTGGTTTTGGGCGTCCTGGTTGACACACTGAATGTGCCGCGATTATTTATGATTATTTTGGAGAAAAATCTATTGATATTCACAGCGGTGGTGTTGATTTAGTTTTTCCACATCACGAAAATGAAAACGCACAACATCTTGCTCTAACAGGAAATCCAATTTCAAAAAAATGACTTCGCGCGGGAGTTGTGAACTTAAATGGGAAAAAGATGGCAAAATCATTGCAAAATGTAATGTTAGCAAAGGATTTTGCAGAAAAATATGAACCTGATGTTCTTCGTAGTATTTTTTTATCAATAAATCCAACAACACCAATTAATTTAACAGATGAATTAATTTTAAACCACAAAAAATTAATAGAAAAATATAAAAAAGTTTTTTTTGATATGCATTTCGATTCCAAACCTTCCAATGATGAAAAAATGAAACAAGTTCTTGAACTATTTGAAGAAGGAAAATTTACAAAAGCAAACTTTTTAATATCAGAATTAATAAAACAAAAAGAAAATCTTACATTAAAGCATATTTTTTCAAATTTAGGATTTAATTTTATAAATAAAAGTTTAGGCGATAAAAATTGAAAAAAAATTGAAGAATGGAAGGGTTTAAACAAAGAAGGAAAACTTGAGGAAGCTAACAAAATTCGCGATGAATTATGAAAAATATACCAAAATTTATAATTTTTTCCTTGTTACTTTTGAAAGACAAAAAGTATGGTTAAATATATTTGTGGCAAAAATTCATTAACAGATGCGATCAAAAATGGGTTTGTTTTTAAACAAATTTACCTTTTAAAACCTACAAATGATCAAATATTTTTAAATCAAAAAGTAAAAGTTGTTAGCCGCGATTTTTTAGATAAGCTTGTTAGCATTAATCACCAAGGTTTTGTTGGTGTTGTTGAAAATTTTAAGTTTTTTGAAATTGAAGTATTAAAAAAAGATAAACCAGAAATTATTTTAATCCTTGATCATATTTATGACCAAAATAATCTTGGTAACATCATTAGAACTGCAAATTGTTTTGGAATTAAGCACATAATTTTACCCAAAAAACGTGCAGCAAAATTGAATGAAACAACAGTAAAAGTTTCATCTGGTGGTTTTGTCGGGATTAAATTTATTCTGGTGAATTCGATTGTTGCCGCAATTAATAAATTGAAAGAGTTTGGTTTTTGAGTTTATGCCACTGACCTTAATGAAAAAAGTAGAAAAATTCAGGAAATACAGTTTAATTATCCTTGTGCAATAATTTTTGGCAACGAATCAACAGGAATTAAAAAAAGCACTTCACATTCAAGTGATCAGACTTTTTTTATCCCAACCGAAGGAACAGTTGATTCTTTAAACGTAACTGTAGCAGCAGGAATAATTCTGTTTTTTTTAAGGAACAAAACATAAAAAATAAGGAAAAATGGGGTATTTTCTTTTTATATGTGACTGAATCGTAAAGAAA of Mesomycoplasma dispar contains these proteins:
- a CDS encoding YgjP-like metallopeptidase domain-containing protein — encoded protein: MKTKYRKLDVEFEGKTYSVFVDYKSKFSRIVIKMVDDFILVRSNSAIKDEALISIVKNSSFFQKVIKILPKRCMVNFSESSFYLFGKKYHYSLIKSQNKLFLQAENLIFPLTRAKNLENKIEKVLINFFANYLQKRTQYWSKILETPEYEIKLSRKNTAWGTNYNRKKIHYSYFLFPFSKEIIDYVIVHELSHHFFSKHNKLFWEKVGKIIPNYRELIKKLDNYEIQ
- a CDS encoding class I tRNA ligase family protein, with translation MKFNNDTLNIYICGPTVYDDIHVGNLRAVIIFDAIFEYSRKNGTKLYFLHNITDIDDKIIDKSLELGISESELAEKYTEEYFKILKIFNIRQSMKFVSVTKKLEQIIKYISLLQKKGFTYYNENNDLVFDTAKIDNYGVISGQKKDELVQKNNKEIKSNNDFVLWKNTKKGIFFASPFGFGRPGWHTECAAIIYDYFGEKSIDIHSGGVDLVFPHHENENAQHLALTGNPISKKWLRAGVVNLNGKKMAKSLQNVMLAKDFAEKYEPDVLRSIFLSINPTTPINLTDELILNHKKLIEKYKKVFFDMHFDSKPSNDEKMKQVLELFEEGKFTKANFLISELIKQKENLTLKHIFSNLGFNFINKSLGDKNWKKIEEWKGLNKEGKLEEANKIRDELWKIYQNL
- a CDS encoding CNNM domain-containing protein, with product MASYFVTLSIVLIFLFFISAIFSASETVFTATSRVKVDENISDSFWGKKQILKYYDNYEKTLTIILIWNNIVNIGISIIISTFFSSLPINESLQILISIATTTPPLIIFGEIYPKIFGRKKPILFLKIFWFFIAFFYYFLYPLASLMTKFVKKINVTNTENELKKIILQAHREDVLEKDESDLAIRALEFDSFKTSKHFTKLKDVVYVDYEDSLESIKNVIIDHNFSRIPVWKDNNFIGILLSKDILHLDKFDINDYIVETPLLLANNLIKTNYEILKKSKSHLGFVVDSMSDKKVVGILTFEDILECLFGPIYDEHDYRDDLDFYQINPNQITTKGETNIPTINKALKVDLPVSFKDLNQWLLSQTPKKKLILGTKIYFNSPSYNLEFEIIGKNSNVIEVKITKNENEV
- the rplI gene encoding 50S ribosomal protein L9; protein product: MKVILIKDTKDGKANTIVDVSPGYATNFLFKNNLAEPFNSRTEKLLIERKKKIAAEEQNKKELAVKLKSEIENIVLWFKLKGTKDFAHGAVSAKKIKKELENKGIFLDKQTIQTSGITTFGTSFVNIKLSSEISAKLKINVTKDE
- the dnaB gene encoding replicative DNA helicase; protein product: MNNSRYTSPEIESFIISFLLSNPDKIINFIDAVDPNDFSVKNLAEIAKAIKKVASETNEPEVNLVLQELERVGKLNEIGGRSYIASLYNSDFSLPSEITNHLRIISEKKILRELRKIVDNSTKELDTGLKVSYEISADILQKINLLNFSNINESFVSIYEVAVKIFDYLGELRTSKNLIKGISTGYDNLDAVTSGFQKGDLTILAARPSVGKTAFALNLAWNVCENGNSVLFFALEMSSSDLVTRLLSLISGIESSKFRTPRNLHPEDLKTIQNIIETRIKNCKLTINDSGSINIDDIYWQVQKRYRNKQRYDLIIFDYLQLINSASKNQNYNRQVEVSIISRKLKQLAREVETPIIALSQLSRNVERREDKTPVLSDLRESGAIEQDADIVTFLHREDYYHKKNNQQADESVPNTKLIIAKHRNGPIGTLFFDFFPEFGRFTPAFLNSSYNKKDDVNLGFDE
- the rlmB gene encoding 23S rRNA (guanosine(2251)-2'-O)-methyltransferase RlmB; protein product: MVKYICGKNSLTDAIKNGFVFKQIYLLKPTNDQIFLNQKVKVVSRDFLDKLVSINHQGFVGVVENFKFFEIEVLKKDKPEIILILDHIYDQNNLGNIIRTANCFGIKHIILPKKRAAKLNETTVKVSSGGFVGIKFILVNSIVAAINKLKEFGFWVYATDLNEKSRKIQEIQFNYPCAIIFGNESTGIKKSTSHSSDQTFFIPTEGTVDSLNVTVAAGIILFFLRNKT